From Caretta caretta isolate rCarCar2 chromosome 14, rCarCar1.hap1, whole genome shotgun sequence, the proteins below share one genomic window:
- the LOC125628885 gene encoding E3 ubiquitin-protein ligase TRIM39-like isoform X1: MAAENPMENLQDEASCPICLEYFQDPVIIDCGHNFCRGCISRCWEGSDSEVSCPQCRETAQQRNLRPNRQLANVVEIAKQLSFQAGTGSGRDSVCDEHQEPLKLFCEEDQTPICVVCDRSQAHRAHAVVPIEEAAQEYKEKIQAHLEILKEEREKLLRFKVTGEGKSLEYLIQTQNKRQKVVSEFQQLRQFLEEEEQLLLGQLENLEKAIVKIQNDNVTKMSEEIFRLSNLISELEGKCQKPASEFLQDVRSTLSRCEKGKFLQPVEISPELEKRLSDFSQRNIALMEILWKFKDILPSELETIRGKSLGSHRPGPTIWSQDGTQRQGSGWCGARACTDVLGDWYRDGPAGCPSANTVNVILDPDTAHPRLILSEDQKSVKWGDTRQHLPNNPERFDSWACVLGSEGFTSGIYCWDVEVGDRGFWAVGVARESMRRKGEVSFNPEVGIWAVQWLGLFQALTSPATILPLSQVPRRIQVCLDCEWGQVTFFDADNKAPIFTFPPASVPGERIYPWLWVGAGSELRLCP; this comes from the exons ATGGCCGCAGAGAACCCCATGGAAAATCTCCAGGATGAAGCTAGTTGTCCCATCTGTCTGGAATATTTTCAAGACCCAGTGATTATAGACTGTGGGCACAATTTCTGCCGAGGCTGCATCAGCCGGTGCTGGGAGGGATCTGACTCGGAAGTatcctgccctcagtgcagagaaactgcTCAGCAGAGAAACCTCAGGCCAAACAGGCAGCTGGCAAATGTTGTAGAAATAGCCAAACAGCTGAGTTTCCAGGCAGGAACAGGGTCAGGAAGGGATAGTGTGTGTGATGAGCACCAGGAGCCTCTCaaactgttctgtgaagaggACCAAACCCCCATCTGTGTGGTGTGTGACAGATCCCAGGCTCACAGAGCTCACGCTGTGGTTCCCatagaggaggctgcccaggaaTACAAG GAAAAGATTCAGGCCCATTTGGAGAttctgaaggaagagagagaaaagcttctGAGATTTAAAGTGACTGGAGAGGGGAAAAGCCTGGAGTATCTG atacaGACACAAAACAAGAGGCAGAAGGTTGTATCTGAATTTCAGCAACTGCGGCAGTTTCTAGAAGAAGAAGAGCAACTCCTGCTGGGCCAGCTGGAAAATCTGGAAAAGGCGATTGTGAAGATACAGAATGACAATGTCACTAAAATGTCTGAGGAGATTTTCCGTCTCAGCAACTTGATCAGTGAGCTGGAGGGGAAGTGTCAGAAGCCAGcaagtgaattcctgcag GATGTCAGAAGCACCTTGAGCAG GTGCGAGAAGGGGAAGTTCCTCCAGCCAGTGGAGATTTCTCCTGAGCTGGAAAAGAGACTCAGTGATTTCTCCCAGCGAAATATTGCTCTAATGGAGATTCTGTGGAAGTTCAAAG ACATTCTGCCATCTGAATTGGAGACAATAAGAGGGAAATCCTTAGGATCACACAGACCAG GTCCCACCATTTGGAGTCAGGATGGAACACAAAGGCAAGGAAGTGGatggtgtggagcacgagcatgtacagATGTTCTCGGGGACTGGTACAGAGATGGACCAGCTGGATGTCCTTCAGCCAATACAG TGAATGTGattctggatccagacacggctcatccccGACTCATCCTGTCTGAGGATCAGAAAAGTGTGAAATGGGGAGACACCAGGCAACATCTGCCGAACAATCCAGAGAGATTTGACTCCTGGGCCTGTGTGCTTGGCTCTGAGGGATTCACTTCAGGGATATATTGCTGGGATGTGGAGGTGGGGGACAGAGGATTCTGGGCTGTGGGAGTGGCAAGAGAGTCTatgaggaggaagggagaagtcAGCTTTAACCCTGAAGTGGGGATCTGGGCTGTGCAGTGGTTGGGTCTGTTCCAggctctcacctcccctgcaACCATACTACCCCTGAGCCAGGTCCCCAGGAGGATCCaggtttgtctggactgtgaaTGGGGCCAAGTGACATTTTTCGATGCTGATAACAAGGCCCCAATCTTCACTTTCCCACCAGCCTCTGTCCCTGGGGAGAGAATCTACccctggctctgggtgggagcAGGATCCGAGCTCAGACTGTGTCCCTGA
- the LOC125628885 gene encoding E3 ubiquitin-protein ligase TRIM15-like isoform X2, whose product MGEDMICVKGGVGAPPSANAQRGGDGAGTCLAKAAAAMESLEEEKIQAHLEILKEEREKLLRFKVTGEGKSLEYLIQTQNKRQKVVSEFQQLRQFLEEEEQLLLGQLENLEKAIVKIQNDNVTKMSEEIFRLSNLISELEGKCQKPASEFLQDVRSTLSRCEKGKFLQPVEISPELEKRLSDFSQRNIALMEILWKFKDILPSELETIRGKSLGSHRPGPTIWSQDGTQRQGSGWCGARACTDVLGDWYRDGPAGCPSANTVNVILDPDTAHPRLILSEDQKSVKWGDTRQHLPNNPERFDSWACVLGSEGFTSGIYCWDVEVGDRGFWAVGVARESMRRKGEVSFNPEVGIWAVQWLGLFQALTSPATILPLSQVPRRIQVCLDCEWGQVTFFDADNKAPIFTFPPASVPGERIYPWLWVGAGSELRLCP is encoded by the exons GAAAAGATTCAGGCCCATTTGGAGAttctgaaggaagagagagaaaagcttctGAGATTTAAAGTGACTGGAGAGGGGAAAAGCCTGGAGTATCTG atacaGACACAAAACAAGAGGCAGAAGGTTGTATCTGAATTTCAGCAACTGCGGCAGTTTCTAGAAGAAGAAGAGCAACTCCTGCTGGGCCAGCTGGAAAATCTGGAAAAGGCGATTGTGAAGATACAGAATGACAATGTCACTAAAATGTCTGAGGAGATTTTCCGTCTCAGCAACTTGATCAGTGAGCTGGAGGGGAAGTGTCAGAAGCCAGcaagtgaattcctgcag GATGTCAGAAGCACCTTGAGCAG GTGCGAGAAGGGGAAGTTCCTCCAGCCAGTGGAGATTTCTCCTGAGCTGGAAAAGAGACTCAGTGATTTCTCCCAGCGAAATATTGCTCTAATGGAGATTCTGTGGAAGTTCAAAG ACATTCTGCCATCTGAATTGGAGACAATAAGAGGGAAATCCTTAGGATCACACAGACCAG GTCCCACCATTTGGAGTCAGGATGGAACACAAAGGCAAGGAAGTGGatggtgtggagcacgagcatgtacagATGTTCTCGGGGACTGGTACAGAGATGGACCAGCTGGATGTCCTTCAGCCAATACAG TGAATGTGattctggatccagacacggctcatccccGACTCATCCTGTCTGAGGATCAGAAAAGTGTGAAATGGGGAGACACCAGGCAACATCTGCCGAACAATCCAGAGAGATTTGACTCCTGGGCCTGTGTGCTTGGCTCTGAGGGATTCACTTCAGGGATATATTGCTGGGATGTGGAGGTGGGGGACAGAGGATTCTGGGCTGTGGGAGTGGCAAGAGAGTCTatgaggaggaagggagaagtcAGCTTTAACCCTGAAGTGGGGATCTGGGCTGTGCAGTGGTTGGGTCTGTTCCAggctctcacctcccctgcaACCATACTACCCCTGAGCCAGGTCCCCAGGAGGATCCaggtttgtctggactgtgaaTGGGGCCAAGTGACATTTTTCGATGCTGATAACAAGGCCCCAATCTTCACTTTCCCACCAGCCTCTGTCCCTGGGGAGAGAATCTACccctggctctgggtgggagcAGGATCCGAGCTCAGACTGTGTCCCTGA